A single window of Flagellimonas maritima DNA harbors:
- a CDS encoding LytR/AlgR family response regulator transcription factor: MNVIIIEDEKPAARRLNRLLSELDVEVSTMLHSVDESIEWFQNNSHPDLIFLDIQLSDGLSFEIFETIEVKSAIIFTTAYDEYALQAFKLNSIDYLLKPIDDEELESAVKKYRDFKPLSQKISVDFNDIKNLLVNPLEREFKKRFTVKVGQHLKIINADDVECFYSENKGTYAATSEGRNYLLDTTLENLEEELSPKIFFRVSRKFYVNINHINDIISYTNSRLKIKLNRFNEKEIIVSRERVKDFKLWLE; encoded by the coding sequence ATGAATGTAATCATTATTGAAGACGAAAAACCAGCAGCAAGGAGATTGAACAGATTACTTTCAGAACTGGATGTTGAGGTTTCCACCATGTTGCATTCGGTGGATGAATCGATTGAATGGTTTCAAAACAATTCACACCCAGATCTTATTTTTTTGGATATTCAACTTTCTGACGGTCTTTCTTTCGAGATATTCGAAACTATTGAAGTTAAAAGTGCCATCATTTTTACTACCGCTTATGACGAATACGCACTGCAGGCATTTAAATTAAATAGTATTGATTATCTACTAAAACCGATTGATGATGAAGAATTGGAAAGTGCCGTGAAAAAGTATAGGGATTTTAAGCCTTTATCACAAAAAATTTCTGTTGATTTCAACGATATAAAAAACCTATTGGTCAATCCGCTTGAACGTGAATTTAAAAAACGTTTCACGGTAAAGGTAGGGCAGCATTTGAAAATTATCAATGCCGATGACGTTGAATGTTTTTATAGTGAAAACAAAGGTACCTACGCTGCAACATCCGAAGGAAGAAATTACCTATTGGATACCACACTTGAAAATTTGGAAGAGGAACTATCGCCAAAAATATTTTTCAGAGTGAGCCGAAAGTTCTATGTGAATATCAACCATATCAATGATATCATTTCATATACAAATTCTAGGTTAAAAATCAAGTTGAACCGCTTCAATGAGAAAGAAATCATAGTAAGCCGTGAACGCGTAAAGGACTTTAAGCTTTGGTTAGAATGA
- a CDS encoding 2TM domain-containing protein yields MEIIMELYNQEKFKRAKRQIEKLKGFYIHLAVYVAVNAFILVNIYLNTDNFWEWGHFFTLFGWGIGVVFHAARTFNFNPFFNKKWEERQIQKYIEEDKREMDKYK; encoded by the coding sequence ATGGAGATAATTATGGAGTTGTACAATCAAGAAAAATTTAAAAGGGCAAAGAGACAGATTGAGAAGTTAAAGGGGTTTTACATTCATTTGGCCGTTTATGTAGCAGTAAACGCATTTATTCTTGTAAATATCTACTTGAACACTGATAACTTTTGGGAATGGGGCCATTTCTTTACCCTTTTTGGATGGGGAATAGGAGTGGTGTTTCATGCCGCAAGGACCTTTAATTTTAATCCATTTTTCAATAAGAAATGGGAGGAACGCCAAATTCAGAAGTACATTGAAGAGGATAAAAGGGAAATGGATAAATATAAATAA
- a CDS encoding 2TM domain-containing protein produces MKDFNEYKYTKAKEKVNGIKSFYSNLFIYCLVISILAYINYRTTGFLWFLFPALGWGIGLMGLWMKAYGYNPILGRDWEERKINEFMTTNKL; encoded by the coding sequence ATGAAAGATTTCAATGAATACAAATACACAAAAGCAAAAGAGAAAGTTAATGGCATCAAATCTTTTTATTCCAATCTTTTCATTTATTGCCTTGTCATTTCCATTTTGGCTTATATCAATTACAGAACCACCGGTTTCCTATGGTTTCTTTTCCCTGCCTTGGGCTGGGGAATAGGATTAATGGGACTATGGATGAAAGCTTATGGATACAACCCTATCTTAGGAAGAGACTGGGAAGAACGTAAAATCAATGAATTTATGACCACCAACAAACTCTGA
- a CDS encoding 2TM domain-containing protein, with product MKQVYTNRERAKKRVSQLKSLYSHITVYIIINIILFAIKAYYLDIFENIASGGVTIGSLLSWDILSTPIFWGVILVVHSIRVYSNPMIEKWETKQIQKYMQKEEGASGQNKNFK from the coding sequence GTGAAACAGGTATATACTAACAGAGAGCGGGCAAAGAAAAGGGTGTCACAACTAAAAAGTTTGTATTCCCATATAACTGTTTATATAATTATCAATATAATATTGTTCGCAATAAAGGCTTATTATCTTGACATTTTTGAAAATATTGCATCCGGCGGTGTAACTATAGGAAGTTTGTTAAGCTGGGATATACTGTCCACGCCTATTTTTTGGGGAGTTATTTTGGTCGTTCACAGTATAAGGGTCTATAGTAACCCTATGATTGAAAAATGGGAAACTAAGCAGATACAAAAATATATGCAAAAGGAAGAGGGCGCAAGCGGCCAAAACAAAAATTTTAAATGA
- a CDS encoding 2TM domain-containing protein: MENLNKESKYLKAKERVGQLKKFYANLCTYILVISALALINYLTNGFRYAWFLWAAFGWGIGVFFHAIGTFNLNPFFGKSWEERKIKQFMQNEEKNEKWR, encoded by the coding sequence ATGGAAAATTTAAATAAGGAAAGTAAATATCTAAAGGCCAAAGAAAGGGTAGGGCAATTAAAAAAATTTTATGCCAATCTCTGTACCTACATACTAGTAATTTCAGCACTGGCATTAATTAATTACCTAACCAACGGATTTAGATATGCGTGGTTCTTATGGGCGGCTTTTGGATGGGGAATAGGAGTCTTTTTTCATGCCATTGGGACTTTTAACCTTAACCCATTTTTTGGAAAAAGTTGGGAAGAGCGCAAAATAAAGCAGTTTATGCAAAATGAAGAAAAAAACGAAAAATGGAGATAA